In the genome of Neodiprion pinetum isolate iyNeoPine1 chromosome 2, iyNeoPine1.2, whole genome shotgun sequence, one region contains:
- the LOC124212153 gene encoding very long chain fatty acid elongase 7-like isoform X2, with protein MLSEQLEWLYAKYNDTDPRTSRLFLMSESWPVITIVATYIYFCGSAGQEYMKNKQPYTLRKTLIVYNCIQVLLSIYVFKEALMMGWWYDFSYTCQPVDYSERPSAMLVARVSHFYFLCKLTELLDTVFFVLRKKERQITFLHLYHHASMPLYIWIGVRYYAGVSHLTFMGLLNSFVHIFMYSYYMLAAFGPEMQKSLMAWKKYITIMQIVQFLVVGLHTVQVFVIDCDVPKFPAALMVLNSILFCYLFTSFYIANYVKSSTNEVESRSLSRHTLTSRKSD; from the exons ATGCTTTCTGAACAATTGGAGTGGCTGTACGCTAAATACAATGACACGg atcCCAGAACTAGCAGGTTGTTTTTAATGTCCGAATCATGGCCAGTGATTACAATAGTTGCGACGTACATTTACTTCTGCGGTTCAGCAGGCCAAgaatatatgaaaaataagcagCCCTACACCTTGCGCAAGACTCTGATAGTATACAACTGTATTCAAGTTCTACTCAGCATTTACGTATTCAAAGAGGCTTTGATGATGGGCTGGTGGTACGATTTTAGCTACACGTGTCAACCGGTGGATTATTCAGAGAGACCATCAGCAATGCTA GTAGCCAGAGTTTCCCATTTTTACTTCCTGTGCAAGCTTACCGAGCTCCTGGACACGGTGTTTTTTGTACTACGGAAAAAGGAGCGTCAAATCACGTTTCTTCACCTTTATCATCATGCCTCAATGCCATTATACATTTGGATCGGAGTTCGCTATTACGCCGGTGTAAGTCATCTGACGTTTATGGGGCTGTTGAACAGCTTTGTTCACATATTTATGTACAGCTATTACATGCTAGCGGCATTTGGGCCGGAAATGCAAAAATCCCTAATGGCCTGGAAAAAGTACATaacaataatgcaaatagTACAATTTCTCGTTGTCGGTTTACACACTGTGCAAGTGTTTGTCATTGATTGCGATGTGCCAAAATTTCCCGCTGCTTTGATGGTGTTGAATAGTATTTTATTCTGCTACCTATTCACATCTTTTTACATTGCAAACTATGTTAAAAGTAGTACCAATGAAGTCGAGAGCAGAAGTCTATCAAGACATACCCTCACTAGTCGAAAATCCGACTAA
- the LOC124212153 gene encoding very long chain fatty acid elongase 7-like isoform X1 produces the protein MRDCRVYVFGCTFYKVSNRLPGLFDCFQSSQHVSRLRDPSTPFFYLWLVSQRLPPRGKMLSEQLEWLYAKYNDTDPRTSRLFLMSESWPVITIVATYIYFCGSAGQEYMKNKQPYTLRKTLIVYNCIQVLLSIYVFKEALMMGWWYDFSYTCQPVDYSERPSAMLVARVSHFYFLCKLTELLDTVFFVLRKKERQITFLHLYHHASMPLYIWIGVRYYAGVSHLTFMGLLNSFVHIFMYSYYMLAAFGPEMQKSLMAWKKYITIMQIVQFLVVGLHTVQVFVIDCDVPKFPAALMVLNSILFCYLFTSFYIANYVKSSTNEVESRSLSRHTLTSRKSD, from the exons ATGCGCGATTGCCGAGTGTATGTTTTTGGCTGTACTTTCTATAAGGTTTCTAATAGGCTTCCTGGCCTATTCGACTGCTTTCAGTCAAGCCAACATGTCTCGCGTCTTCGCGACCCATCGACACCCTTCTTCTACCTGTGGCTCGTAAG ccaACGTTTACCACCACGAGGAAAAATGCTTTCTGAACAATTGGAGTGGCTGTACGCTAAATACAATGACACGg atcCCAGAACTAGCAGGTTGTTTTTAATGTCCGAATCATGGCCAGTGATTACAATAGTTGCGACGTACATTTACTTCTGCGGTTCAGCAGGCCAAgaatatatgaaaaataagcagCCCTACACCTTGCGCAAGACTCTGATAGTATACAACTGTATTCAAGTTCTACTCAGCATTTACGTATTCAAAGAGGCTTTGATGATGGGCTGGTGGTACGATTTTAGCTACACGTGTCAACCGGTGGATTATTCAGAGAGACCATCAGCAATGCTA GTAGCCAGAGTTTCCCATTTTTACTTCCTGTGCAAGCTTACCGAGCTCCTGGACACGGTGTTTTTTGTACTACGGAAAAAGGAGCGTCAAATCACGTTTCTTCACCTTTATCATCATGCCTCAATGCCATTATACATTTGGATCGGAGTTCGCTATTACGCCGGTGTAAGTCATCTGACGTTTATGGGGCTGTTGAACAGCTTTGTTCACATATTTATGTACAGCTATTACATGCTAGCGGCATTTGGGCCGGAAATGCAAAAATCCCTAATGGCCTGGAAAAAGTACATaacaataatgcaaatagTACAATTTCTCGTTGTCGGTTTACACACTGTGCAAGTGTTTGTCATTGATTGCGATGTGCCAAAATTTCCCGCTGCTTTGATGGTGTTGAATAGTATTTTATTCTGCTACCTATTCACATCTTTTTACATTGCAAACTATGTTAAAAGTAGTACCAATGAAGTCGAGAGCAGAAGTCTATCAAGACATACCCTCACTAGTCGAAAATCCGACTAA